One genomic segment of Corallococcus silvisoli includes these proteins:
- a CDS encoding AAA family ATPase, which translates to MVDSTDLAQVLHEAHDIARSVAQKPTSAHVLLALFTVENRAQLLLKEKGVDEDALLQLITEAPAETGNVVQELTARARELASTFRAGEADCLHLLIAIIRKRCAASDLLGRTGLDLISLSNTALAYSTSGGLPRRLQPGYGQAVATRAPVSRPVGAPPSPLPSSTFALSVPRPAPVATPPVTVPPPAARMTPALSPRDLIDVDEDLNTAEAPSEPEVPPMPRMAPPAPAAPVARAVPPPAAPPAPVARPAAPPPAQAKGQGLALDPKAYPMLTSLGRNLSQAAREGKLDPVVGRAREVEEVIDILGKRRTNNPCLLGEPGVGKTAVVEGVAQRLLGLRGTLAEKILVELDMATLVAGTQLRGSFSEKLNALKDEVRRAEGRVVVFIDEIHTLVGAGSTGDGPQDAANELKTAMARGEFPCIGATTHDEYRKFIAADPALERRFTAVVVNEPSVPETVQILQGIIGRYEEHHALRYLPEALEAAASLASRYVTDRFMPDKAISVVDLAGSRCHREGKHRVDAADVARVVAKLAGVPEERLLMNDSARLLRLENDLAERVIGHADAVGRIARVIRRNYAGFSSRRPMGSFLFLGPTGVGKTEMARALAEVLFGNRDALVRLDMSEMSESHGVSRLIGSPAGYVGFGEGGQLTEPVRRRPSSVVVLDEIEKAHREVQMLLLQVLEEGRLTDGKGRHIDFSNTVIVMTTNLGAEAFSRTGRAVGFGAADAAAGNALDLAADTARKALPPELWNRIDERLPFRPLAEQEVAKIATLILAESSKRLATERGIVYTAGTDVVGHLLKSGGFDPLLGARPMRQVVQRLVEGPLAERILSGEFGAGDRVRIAVQAGQLQFARDAA; encoded by the coding sequence ATGGTCGACAGCACGGATCTCGCCCAGGTTCTCCATGAGGCGCATGACATCGCCCGCAGCGTCGCCCAGAAGCCCACGTCGGCCCATGTGCTGCTCGCGCTCTTCACGGTGGAGAACCGCGCCCAGCTCCTCCTGAAGGAGAAGGGGGTGGACGAGGACGCGCTGCTGCAGCTCATCACGGAGGCCCCCGCGGAGACGGGCAACGTGGTGCAGGAGTTGACCGCGCGCGCACGGGAGCTGGCCAGCACCTTCCGTGCGGGCGAGGCGGACTGCCTGCATCTGCTCATCGCCATCATCCGCAAGCGCTGCGCCGCGAGCGACCTGCTGGGGCGGACGGGGCTGGACCTCATCTCCCTGTCCAACACGGCCCTCGCCTACTCCACGAGCGGCGGGCTGCCGCGGAGGCTCCAGCCCGGCTATGGCCAGGCGGTGGCCACGCGCGCCCCGGTGAGCCGCCCGGTGGGCGCGCCGCCGTCGCCCCTCCCCTCCTCCACGTTCGCGCTGAGCGTGCCGCGCCCGGCGCCCGTGGCGACGCCCCCGGTGACGGTGCCGCCGCCGGCCGCGCGCATGACGCCCGCGCTGTCGCCGCGCGACCTCATCGACGTGGACGAGGACCTGAACACGGCGGAGGCCCCCTCCGAGCCTGAAGTCCCGCCGATGCCCCGGATGGCGCCGCCCGCCCCCGCGGCCCCGGTCGCCCGAGCGGTGCCGCCCCCCGCCGCGCCGCCCGCGCCCGTGGCCCGGCCCGCGGCGCCGCCCCCCGCGCAAGCCAAGGGACAGGGCCTGGCGCTGGATCCCAAGGCGTATCCGATGCTCACGTCGCTGGGGCGCAACCTCAGCCAGGCGGCGAGAGAGGGGAAGCTGGACCCGGTGGTGGGCCGCGCGCGCGAGGTCGAGGAGGTCATCGACATCCTGGGCAAGCGCCGCACCAACAACCCGTGCCTCCTGGGCGAGCCCGGCGTGGGCAAGACGGCGGTGGTGGAGGGCGTGGCGCAGCGGCTGCTGGGCCTCCGGGGGACGCTGGCGGAGAAGATCCTCGTCGAGCTGGACATGGCCACGCTGGTGGCGGGCACGCAGCTGCGCGGCTCCTTCTCCGAGAAGCTCAACGCCCTGAAGGACGAGGTGCGGCGGGCCGAGGGCCGCGTGGTGGTGTTCATCGATGAGATCCACACGCTGGTGGGCGCGGGCTCCACGGGCGACGGGCCGCAGGACGCGGCCAACGAGCTGAAGACGGCGATGGCGCGCGGCGAGTTCCCCTGCATCGGGGCGACGACGCATGACGAGTACCGCAAGTTCATCGCCGCGGATCCCGCGCTGGAGCGCCGCTTCACGGCGGTGGTGGTGAACGAGCCGTCGGTGCCGGAGACGGTGCAGATCCTCCAGGGCATCATCGGGCGCTACGAGGAGCACCACGCGCTGCGCTACCTGCCGGAGGCGCTGGAGGCGGCCGCGTCACTGGCGAGCCGCTACGTGACGGACCGGTTCATGCCGGACAAGGCCATCAGCGTGGTGGACCTGGCGGGCAGCCGCTGCCACCGCGAGGGCAAGCACCGGGTGGACGCGGCGGATGTGGCGCGCGTGGTGGCGAAGCTGGCGGGCGTGCCGGAAGAGCGCCTGTTGATGAACGACTCCGCGCGGCTGCTCCGGCTGGAGAATGACCTCGCGGAGCGCGTGATTGGGCACGCGGACGCGGTGGGCCGCATCGCGCGGGTCATCCGCCGCAACTACGCGGGCTTCAGTTCGCGCCGGCCCATGGGCAGCTTCCTCTTCCTGGGCCCCACGGGCGTGGGCAAGACGGAGATGGCGCGGGCGCTGGCGGAGGTGCTGTTCGGCAACCGGGACGCGCTGGTGCGGCTGGACATGAGCGAGATGTCCGAGTCCCACGGTGTGTCGCGCCTCATTGGTTCGCCCGCGGGCTACGTGGGCTTCGGCGAGGGTGGTCAGCTCACGGAGCCGGTGCGCCGACGGCCGTCGTCCGTGGTGGTGCTGGACGAGATCGAGAAGGCGCACCGCGAGGTGCAGATGCTGCTGCTCCAGGTCCTGGAGGAGGGCCGGCTGACGGACGGCAAGGGCCGGCACATCGACTTCTCCAACACGGTCATCGTGATGACCACGAACCTGGGCGCGGAGGCGTTCTCGCGCACGGGCCGAGCGGTGGGCTTCGGCGCTGCGGATGCGGCGGCGGGGAACGCGCTGGACCTGGCGGCGGACACGGCCCGCAAGGCGCTGCCCCCGGAGCTGTGGAACCGCATCGACGAGCGGCTGCCGTTCCGTCCTCTGGCGGAGCAGGAGGTGGCGAAGATCGCCACGCTCATCCTGGCGGAGAGCAGCAAGCGGCTCGCGACGGAGCGCGGCATCGTCTACACGGCGGGCACGGACGTGGTGGGCCACCTGCTGAAGTCCGGCGGTTTCGACCCGCTGCTGGGCGCGCGGCCGATGCGCCAGGTGGTCCAGCGGCTGGTGGAAGGCCCCCTGGCGGAGCGCATCCTCTCTGGCGAGTTTGGCGCGGGTGACCGCGTGCGCATCGCAGTGCAGGCCGGACAGCTTCAGTTCGCTCGGGACGCCGCCTGA
- a CDS encoding YIP1 family protein yields the protein MTSLAQPARVFVDPLGATRSAVEARRWLWPLLILAFCVAASGTVYALRWDATASIVGALPTEPGAPSVSESDIAEQIQTASRKALVGGIAKGLFAMPLMVLLLACALWVVAWLFNKPAAFGQLMAAAAVALLPIALYHLIYAVCAGYQHSLTDLRSERLVPSSLALLDGLTPKMQRVLKGVDFFNLWSVGLLGVGFSTATGMRLGRSLLLTLVLYAMFVGIFFIGIPAGGGQ from the coding sequence ATGACCTCCCTTGCACAACCGGCTCGCGTCTTCGTGGACCCCCTCGGGGCCACGCGCAGCGCCGTCGAGGCCCGGCGCTGGCTGTGGCCGCTCCTCATCCTCGCCTTCTGTGTCGCCGCTTCCGGCACCGTTTACGCACTGCGCTGGGATGCCACCGCCTCCATCGTGGGGGCCCTGCCGACGGAGCCGGGCGCGCCCAGCGTGTCCGAGTCCGACATCGCCGAGCAGATCCAGACCGCCTCACGCAAGGCGCTGGTGGGCGGCATCGCCAAGGGGCTGTTCGCCATGCCCCTGATGGTGCTGCTCCTGGCCTGCGCCCTCTGGGTGGTGGCCTGGCTCTTCAACAAGCCGGCGGCCTTCGGGCAGTTGATGGCGGCCGCCGCGGTGGCGCTGCTGCCCATCGCGCTGTACCACCTCATCTACGCGGTGTGCGCGGGCTATCAGCACTCGCTCACCGACCTGCGCTCGGAGCGGCTCGTGCCCTCCAGCCTCGCCCTCCTGGACGGGCTGACGCCGAAGATGCAGCGCGTCCTGAAGGGCGTGGACTTCTTCAACCTCTGGAGCGTGGGCCTCCTGGGCGTGGGCTTCTCCACCGCCACCGGGATGCGCCTGGGCCGCTCGCTGCTGCTCACACTGGTGCTCTACGCCATGTTCGTCGGAATCTTCTTCATCGGCATCCCCGCCGGGGGTGGCCAGTGA
- a CDS encoding TolC family protein: MSAFLVVATLLTATPITLEETRALGRQNTQALQAALDVAVAQEDRRVARSGLLPQVQLNLGPSLDYLGRRRQVVTIPISDSEVLTREVVGSSNTADSYFASLGLTQVIYNRGLWKQLEQAGVTLDATRNQSLEEADTSELEAIRRFFTLFLSQASLDVLNATAKRSEEQLERAHALFMAGRVGKTEEIAAQVNLGNDRINVVQRQNQLVADQVQLAVWLARPGTELLQAVDPGVLQQEPPPAPALDDALKQAREHRALLKALQQRVRVAELQRAIVQGDYIPRVGLSARYSHTSQDLGPFFSEARYGNTFNGGITLTWDLFNGFATDAQSARAEVNIRKAELTFAQTARELEAEVRRAHAVLEGQIAAAKLSTANRAVAQQGLQLAEERFRAGAGSTLDVRDAQLKLTQSELVLLQSRIDVEIARYALYRAMGTLNPGDSQ; this comes from the coding sequence GTGAGCGCCTTCCTCGTCGTCGCGACGCTCCTCACCGCCACGCCCATCACGCTGGAGGAGACGCGCGCGCTGGGCCGCCAGAACACCCAGGCCCTCCAGGCCGCGCTGGACGTCGCCGTGGCGCAGGAAGACCGGCGGGTGGCGCGCTCCGGCCTCCTGCCCCAGGTCCAGCTCAACCTGGGCCCCAGCCTCGACTATCTGGGCCGCCGTCGGCAGGTCGTCACCATCCCCATCTCCGACTCGGAGGTCCTCACGCGCGAAGTGGTGGGCTCCTCCAACACGGCGGACAGCTACTTCGCGTCCCTGGGCCTGACGCAGGTCATCTACAACCGGGGCCTCTGGAAGCAGCTGGAGCAGGCGGGCGTCACGCTGGACGCCACGCGCAACCAGTCGCTGGAGGAGGCGGACACCTCCGAGCTGGAGGCCATCCGGCGCTTCTTCACGCTCTTCCTGTCACAGGCCTCGCTGGACGTGCTCAACGCCACCGCGAAGCGCAGCGAGGAGCAGCTGGAGCGCGCGCACGCCCTCTTCATGGCGGGCCGCGTGGGCAAGACCGAGGAGATCGCCGCGCAGGTCAACCTGGGCAACGATCGCATCAACGTCGTGCAGCGGCAGAACCAGCTGGTGGCGGATCAGGTGCAGCTGGCCGTGTGGCTGGCCCGCCCCGGCACCGAGCTGCTCCAGGCGGTGGACCCCGGCGTCCTCCAGCAGGAGCCGCCTCCCGCGCCCGCCCTGGATGACGCGCTCAAGCAGGCCCGCGAGCACCGCGCCCTGTTGAAGGCGCTCCAGCAGCGTGTCCGTGTGGCGGAGCTCCAGCGGGCCATCGTGCAGGGGGACTACATCCCGCGCGTGGGGCTGTCCGCTCGGTACTCGCACACCAGCCAGGACCTGGGGCCGTTCTTCAGCGAGGCCCGCTACGGCAACACGTTCAACGGCGGCATCACCTTGACCTGGGACCTGTTCAACGGGTTCGCCACCGACGCGCAGTCCGCGCGGGCCGAGGTCAACATCCGCAAGGCGGAGCTGACGTTCGCCCAGACGGCGCGAGAGCTGGAGGCGGAGGTGCGCCGAGCCCACGCGGTGCTGGAAGGGCAGATCGCCGCCGCGAAGCTGTCGACCGCGAACCGCGCGGTCGCCCAGCAGGGCCTGCAACTGGCGGAGGAGCGCTTCCGCGCGGGGGCCGGCTCCACGCTGGATGTCCGTGACGCACAGCTCAAGTTGACCCAGTCGGAGCTGGTGTTGCTCCAGAGCCGCATCGATGTCGAAATCGCCCGCTATGCCCTGTACCGGGCCATGGGCACGCTGAACCCGGGAGACTCACAATGA
- a CDS encoding efflux RND transporter periplasmic adaptor subunit: protein MTWWKAAIAGALLLGAAAITVGGLRDRPPPTQEVQLAKARKGTITRTITGAGKVQAATTVKISSNLSGDLVALKVKDGDPVTKGQVLGQIDKRYYEAAVKQATASRDAARAEVQVSDVDVVRQRAELVRVKGLAEKGLASAAEVEQAKAVTDTSEARLAAAKQRVAQSSAVLDQATTDLSRTTLLSPIDGNVIELSREVGERVRGSDFSEDVVMTIAALNQMEVKFEVGEHEVVHLKYGQPAEVTLDALEGQSFNGTVVEIAQKATIKNPGTEAEVTSFPITVALEARPPGVLPGMSAEARISAETHNDAVLVPIQAVTVRSERTLPDYQAPVEGTSLTAKRRTETLAKVVFVVDNDNKAQVRRVRTGIASDTELEVLEGLQPGDRVVEGPYRTLSKELSNGDAVREPEKASAKGKS from the coding sequence ATGACGTGGTGGAAGGCGGCAATCGCCGGCGCGCTGTTGCTCGGCGCGGCGGCCATCACCGTGGGCGGTCTGCGCGACCGGCCGCCCCCGACGCAGGAAGTCCAGTTGGCCAAGGCCCGCAAGGGCACCATCACCCGCACCATCACGGGCGCGGGCAAGGTGCAGGCGGCCACCACGGTGAAGATCTCCTCCAACCTGTCCGGCGACCTCGTCGCCCTCAAGGTGAAGGACGGAGACCCTGTCACCAAGGGGCAGGTGCTGGGGCAGATCGACAAGCGCTACTACGAGGCGGCCGTGAAGCAGGCCACCGCGTCCCGCGACGCGGCCCGCGCCGAGGTGCAGGTGTCCGACGTGGACGTCGTGCGCCAGCGCGCGGAGCTCGTCCGGGTGAAGGGGCTCGCGGAGAAGGGGCTCGCCTCCGCCGCGGAGGTGGAGCAGGCCAAGGCCGTGACGGACACGTCCGAGGCGCGCCTCGCCGCCGCCAAGCAGCGCGTGGCCCAGAGCAGCGCCGTGCTGGACCAGGCGACGACGGACCTGTCGCGCACCACGCTGCTGTCGCCCATCGACGGCAACGTCATCGAGCTGTCACGTGAAGTGGGCGAGCGCGTGCGTGGCTCCGACTTCTCCGAGGACGTGGTGATGACCATCGCCGCGCTCAACCAGATGGAGGTGAAGTTCGAGGTGGGTGAGCACGAGGTCGTGCACCTGAAGTACGGCCAGCCCGCGGAGGTGACGCTGGACGCGCTGGAGGGGCAGTCCTTCAACGGCACGGTGGTGGAGATCGCCCAGAAGGCCACCATCAAGAACCCGGGCACGGAGGCGGAGGTGACCAGCTTCCCCATCACGGTCGCCCTGGAGGCGCGTCCCCCGGGCGTGCTGCCCGGCATGAGCGCCGAGGCGCGCATCAGCGCGGAGACGCACAACGACGCGGTGCTCGTGCCCATCCAGGCCGTCACGGTGCGCTCCGAGCGCACGCTGCCGGACTACCAGGCGCCGGTGGAGGGCACGTCCCTCACCGCCAAGCGCCGCACGGAGACGCTGGCCAAGGTCGTCTTCGTCGTGGACAACGACAACAAGGCGCAGGTGCGCCGCGTGCGGACCGGCATCGCGTCCGACACGGAGCTGGAAGTGCTGGAGGGACTCCAGCCGGGTGACCGCGTGGTGGAGGGCCCCTACCGCACGCTGTCCAAGGAGCTGTCCAACGGGGACGCGGTGCGCGAGCCGGAGAAGGCCTCGGCGAAGGGCAAGTCGTGA
- a CDS encoding ABC transporter ATP-binding protein produces the protein MTTSPAPGSAPLIQVEGLTRAFFVGGEEVRALRGVSFGIHRGEWVAIIGQSGSGKSTLMNVLGCLDTPTSGRYMLNGKDVSRMDDDDLAVIRNVEIGFIFQTFQLLPRETALANVELPLVYRGMGAKERRERAKAALDKVQLTHRMHHRPNELSGGQRQRVAIARALVSEPSMLLADEPTGNLDSATGEEIVKLFEQLHKAGHTLVLVTHEPKLAARCPRAIRLSDGEIVADGPGPEVALAGSGLVPQAGTA, from the coding sequence GTGACGACGTCCCCTGCACCGGGCTCGGCCCCCCTCATCCAGGTGGAGGGCCTCACGCGGGCCTTCTTCGTGGGCGGCGAGGAGGTGCGCGCGCTGCGCGGCGTGTCCTTCGGCATCCACCGGGGTGAGTGGGTGGCGATCATCGGCCAGTCGGGCTCCGGCAAGAGTACGCTGATGAACGTGCTGGGGTGCCTGGATACGCCCACGAGCGGCCGCTACATGCTCAACGGCAAGGACGTGTCGCGCATGGACGACGACGACCTCGCCGTCATCCGCAACGTGGAGATCGGCTTCATCTTCCAGACGTTCCAGCTGCTGCCCCGGGAGACGGCGCTCGCCAACGTGGAGCTGCCGCTGGTGTACCGGGGGATGGGCGCGAAGGAGCGGCGCGAGCGCGCGAAGGCGGCGCTCGACAAGGTGCAGCTCACGCACCGCATGCACCACCGGCCCAATGAGCTGTCGGGCGGTCAGCGCCAGCGCGTGGCCATCGCGCGGGCGCTGGTGTCGGAGCCGTCCATGCTGCTGGCGGACGAGCCCACGGGCAACCTGGACTCGGCCACGGGCGAGGAGATCGTCAAGCTCTTCGAGCAGCTGCACAAGGCGGGACACACGCTGGTGCTCGTCACGCACGAGCCCAAACTGGCCGCTCGCTGTCCGCGCGCCATCCGCTTGAGCGACGGAGAGATCGTCGCGGATGGTCCCGGTCCCGAGGTCGCGCTCGCGGGGTCGGGGCTGGTGCCCCAGGCGGGGACCGCGTGA
- a CDS encoding ABC transporter permease, whose product MRTVLTTLGIGIGVATLLAIVGIIQGLNTSFHKQLDSLGANTLYVSKFPWMIKGNWWAFRNRKNLTLEQVSQLRGQADFITAISPAVMRTSDVAHGAFQVSNVRVNGVWSDYLAIGNYEVVSGRFLTRADEEVNRAVTVLGADVAATLFPSISPLGQTVRIDGRPFQVVGTLGRKGKVVAENMDLSVFMPFKTFNSSFGKGRPMQIAIAVADAGQVQKAEDQLVGILRRIRATPPGQPDDFSINRPDTLAATYEQLTGALYAVATGVGLITLLVGGIGIMNIMLVSVRERTREIGVRRALGARQRTIVLQFLMEASSVSAVGGLLGTTVGLGTAKIVSLVTPLAADVRPGTVVGGVAFAALVGLLFGIWPAARAARLDPVEALRYE is encoded by the coding sequence ATGCGCACGGTGCTCACCACCCTGGGCATTGGCATCGGCGTGGCGACGCTCCTGGCCATCGTGGGCATCATCCAGGGGCTCAACACGTCGTTCCACAAGCAGCTGGACTCGCTGGGGGCCAACACCCTCTACGTGTCCAAGTTCCCCTGGATGATCAAGGGCAACTGGTGGGCGTTCCGCAACCGGAAGAACCTCACGCTGGAGCAGGTGTCACAGCTGCGCGGGCAGGCGGACTTCATCACCGCCATCTCGCCAGCGGTGATGCGCACGTCGGACGTGGCGCACGGCGCCTTCCAGGTGTCCAACGTGCGCGTCAACGGCGTGTGGAGCGACTACCTCGCCATCGGCAACTACGAGGTGGTGTCGGGGCGCTTCCTCACCCGCGCGGATGAAGAGGTGAACCGGGCGGTGACGGTGCTGGGCGCGGACGTGGCCGCCACGCTCTTTCCCAGCATCAGCCCCCTGGGGCAGACGGTGCGCATCGACGGGCGGCCCTTCCAGGTGGTGGGCACCCTGGGCCGCAAGGGCAAGGTCGTGGCGGAGAACATGGACCTGTCCGTGTTCATGCCCTTCAAGACCTTCAACTCCAGCTTCGGCAAGGGCCGGCCCATGCAGATCGCCATCGCCGTGGCGGACGCCGGGCAGGTCCAGAAGGCGGAGGACCAGCTGGTGGGCATCCTCCGGCGCATCCGCGCGACGCCGCCGGGCCAGCCGGACGACTTCTCCATCAACCGGCCGGACACGCTCGCGGCGACCTATGAGCAGCTCACCGGAGCGCTCTACGCGGTGGCCACGGGCGTGGGGTTGATCACCTTGCTCGTGGGCGGCATCGGCATCATGAACATCATGCTGGTGTCGGTGCGGGAGCGGACGCGGGAGATCGGCGTGCGGCGGGCCCTGGGGGCACGCCAGCGCACCATCGTGCTCCAGTTCCTGATGGAGGCCTCCAGCGTGTCCGCGGTGGGGGGCCTTCTGGGGACGACCGTGGGGCTGGGGACGGCGAAGATCGTGTCGCTGGTGACTCCCCTGGCGGCGGACGTGCGGCCGGGCACGGTGGTGGGCGGGGTGGCGTTCGCGGCGCTGGTAGGCCTGCTGTTCGGCATCTGGCCGGCCGCGCGTGCGGCGCGGCTGGACCCGGTGGAAGCGCTCCGCTACGAATAG
- a CDS encoding ABC transporter permease yields MRAFLDNLRLALGTFLGNPLRSLLTLVGIVIGVATVITMMALIEGLRERVNRDLGSLGAHTFEVTKWPSGFGRINWAKYAKRQDLHGEDVKAILESCPSVGSATPTSQEWGKKLTTAWRETNASVSIVGTEPTFLETSGVSVTNGRFFNETETLDGRPVVVIGVDVADVLFPGMDPVGSELRLQGRPFQVIGVLQKRGSVMGMASQDNQAIVPMRAFQQFYGSRRSVEIDIQARDGGSFQKAQDEVVNLLRRRRGLTPQEANDFEVHTNESMTASFNELSQVIALAGVGVCLLSLVVGGIGILNIMLMSVTERTREIGIRKALGARRRRILGQFATEAVLLSLVGGVLGLGLGFGFVFLGKWVLLFPMNVPAWAVALSLGMSCGVGLLFGIYPAARAAKLDPVEAMRAE; encoded by the coding sequence ATGCGGGCCTTCCTGGACAACCTGCGGCTGGCGCTGGGAACGTTCCTGGGCAACCCGCTGCGCTCGCTCCTGACGTTGGTGGGCATCGTGATTGGCGTGGCCACCGTCATCACGATGATGGCCCTCATCGAAGGCCTGCGCGAGCGCGTGAACCGGGACCTGGGCAGCCTGGGCGCGCACACCTTCGAGGTGACGAAGTGGCCCAGCGGCTTTGGCCGCATCAACTGGGCGAAGTACGCGAAGCGCCAGGACCTGCACGGCGAGGACGTGAAGGCCATCCTGGAGTCCTGTCCCTCCGTGGGCTCGGCGACGCCCACGTCGCAGGAGTGGGGCAAGAAGCTGACCACGGCCTGGCGGGAGACGAACGCGTCGGTGAGCATCGTGGGCACGGAGCCCACGTTCCTGGAGACGAGCGGCGTGAGCGTCACGAACGGCCGCTTCTTCAACGAGACGGAGACGCTGGACGGCCGCCCGGTGGTGGTGATTGGCGTGGACGTGGCGGACGTGCTCTTTCCGGGCATGGACCCGGTGGGCTCCGAGCTGCGGCTTCAGGGCCGGCCGTTCCAGGTCATCGGCGTGCTCCAGAAGCGCGGCAGCGTGATGGGCATGGCCAGCCAGGACAACCAGGCCATCGTCCCGATGCGCGCGTTCCAGCAGTTCTACGGCAGCCGCCGCTCGGTGGAGATCGACATCCAGGCGCGCGACGGCGGCTCGTTCCAGAAGGCGCAGGACGAGGTGGTGAACCTGCTGCGCCGCCGGAGGGGCCTGACGCCACAGGAGGCCAACGACTTCGAGGTGCACACCAACGAGTCGATGACGGCGTCCTTCAACGAGCTCTCGCAGGTCATCGCGCTGGCGGGCGTGGGCGTGTGCCTGCTGTCGCTGGTGGTGGGCGGCATCGGCATCTTGAACATCATGCTGATGTCGGTGACGGAGCGGACGCGGGAGATTGGAATCCGCAAGGCGCTGGGGGCGCGGCGCCGCCGCATCCTGGGGCAGTTCGCCACGGAGGCGGTGCTGCTGTCGCTCGTGGGCGGAGTGCTGGGGCTGGGGCTCGGCTTCGGGTTCGTGTTCCTGGGCAAGTGGGTGCTGCTGTTCCCCATGAACGTTCCCGCGTGGGCGGTGGCGCTGTCCCTGGGCATGAGCTGTGGCGTGGGGCTGCTGTTCGGCATCTATCCGGCGGCACGCGCGGCGAAGCTGGACCCGGTGGAGGCGATGCGCGCGGAGTAG
- a CDS encoding GNAT family N-acetyltransferase, which yields MTLSYVTLPLPVVPAPFRVRLLGLDSVEGLSAVYAEPEVARSLNYAVPLRAETIRQKLTRDVEAMHRGEGLRWVLSRGEDATPVGYLCLFNWSVKDRRAEVGYMLARALWGQSVMKLLLPELLRFGFEQMGLHRMEAMVAVHNTASLRVLTRAGFQQEGVLRGHHARANGEGFIDMFVLSMLEEEWRAAAAE from the coding sequence ATGACCCTGTCCTACGTCACGTTGCCGCTGCCCGTCGTCCCCGCGCCGTTCCGCGTGCGCCTCCTCGGCCTGGACTCCGTGGAGGGCCTGAGCGCGGTGTACGCCGAGCCCGAGGTCGCCCGGAGCCTCAACTACGCGGTGCCCCTGCGCGCGGAGACGATCCGTCAGAAGCTGACGCGCGACGTGGAGGCGATGCACCGGGGCGAGGGCCTTCGCTGGGTGCTCTCGCGGGGCGAGGACGCGACGCCCGTGGGCTACCTGTGCCTGTTCAACTGGAGCGTGAAGGACCGCCGCGCGGAGGTGGGCTACATGCTGGCCCGCGCCCTGTGGGGACAGAGCGTGATGAAGCTCCTGCTGCCTGAGCTGCTGCGCTTTGGCTTCGAGCAGATGGGGCTGCACCGCATGGAGGCCATGGTGGCGGTGCACAACACGGCGTCCCTGCGGGTGCTGACGCGCGCGGGCTTCCAGCAGGAAGGCGTGCTCCGCGGGCACCATGCCCGCGCGAACGGCGAGGGCTTCATCGACATGTTCGTGTTGTCGATGCTCGAGGAGGAGTGGCGCGCGGCGGCCGCGGAGTAG